The genome window AGAACTGGTCAGAAGACCCACTGGTTTCGTCAACTCCGAGCGCGGGCAATTACCCCTCCGAGGGACAGTCGACTGCTTCCACTGCGAAGGATGAGGCCAAGGATGTAGGCCGGGAAGGGCTGGGCGCAGCCAAGAACGTCGCGCAGACCGCTGGTTCCGAGGCAAAGAACGTTGCGCAGGAAGCAGGCACTCAGGCCAAGAATCTTGTTGGGCAGCTCGGGTCCGACATCAAGAGCCAGGCCGGCACCCAGCAGCAGCGGGTCACCAACGGATTGCGCTCCATCAGCGACGAACTGAACTCGATGGCGCAGAGCTCCGAGGGCGGCCCGGCGCAGCAGCTCGTGCAGCAGGTAGCCCAGCGAGCCGGAAGCGCCGCGTCCTGGCTGGAAGGCCGCGACCCCGGCTCCCTCCTCGATGAGGTAACCGGCTTCGCCCGTCGCCGTCCCGGTGCATTCCTCCTAATCGCAGCCGGAGCCGGCTTGCTTGCGGGACGACTGACCCGTGGCCTCGCCGGTGGATCCGATTCGAGCGGCTCGCCGTCTACCGGCGGCGGCATGGGTACAACCGGCGGCGGCCAGCACGTGGCTACCTACCCGCCGGTTCCGGACGAATACGGCACTGACCTTCCTGCTTACCAGACGGGTGCCCCCGGATACGGTGCCGGCGTTGAGACTCCTCCGGTCGCACCGCCCACCACCACCCCCACGGTCAACCCGACCACTCCGTTCGCGCAGCCTGGCGTTCCGGACACTGAGACCGGGAGGGACTTCCGCTAATGACCGAAGCACATCCACACGGATCGCATGTAGCGCAGGCATCCGCAGGCCCCGAACCGGATAGCGGATCGAACGCGTCTCTTGGCCAGCTGCTGGGCGAGGTCACCCGTGATCTCTCAACCCTGATGCGCCAGGAGCTCGAGCTCGCAAAAGCTGAGCTGCGCGAGTCGGGTACCCGTGCCGGAAAGGGCGCTGGAATGTTCGGCGGCGCCGCCGTCGCCGGGCATTTTGTCCTTCTTTTCCTTTCCCTGGCCCTCATGTGGGGCCTCGCTGAGATCGACGCGCTCGGTCTGGGCTGGGCTTCCGTGATTGTTGCAGTGATCTGGGGCATCATCGCCGCGATCCTTGCACTTCGGGGAAAGAAAGAAATGAAGTCGATCAAGGGCATGCCGCAGACCGCTGAGACAGCCAAGGAAATTCCGCCTACGTTGAAACCAGGAGATCACACGCCATGAACCAGACACCTGATGAAATCCGCGCGGACATCGAACGCACCCGCCGCGAGCTCGGAGCCGACGTCGACGCAGTTGCCGACAAGGTAAGCCCGTCGAACATCGCCCAGCGGCAAACCGACAAGGTGAAGAACGCCGTCGGCAACGTCAAGGACAAGGTGATGGGCTCGGCTCACGACGCCAAGTCCTCTGCCAAGGACCGGGCGCACGGCGCCGGCGACGCTCTTCACAGCGCCGGGGACAGCATTTCCAGCGCCGGCAGCTCGGTATCGGGTGCTGTCCAGGACGCGCCGCAGCGGGCAATGGCAAAGACCCAGGGCAATCCTTTGGCCGCGGGCCTCATCGCCTTCGGCGCAGGCTTGCTGGCTTCTTCCCTCATCCCGGCAAGCCAGAAGGAGAAGGAAGCCGCTGCAGTCGTCAAGGAGAAGGCTCAGCCGCTGGTTTCCGAGGTCCAGGACGCCGCGAAGCAGGTTGCGCAGGACATGAAGGAGCCCGCGCAGCAGGCCGTGGATTCGGTCAAGGAGACTGCTACCGACTCTGCCAACACGGTGAAGGAGGAAGGCGCCAGCGCGGCTTCCGATGTGAAGGACCGGGCGCAGGACGCGAAGTCGAACGTACAGGGAAGCTAGAACACCCCGTAGTCGACAAGCCAAAGTGGAGGCGCCGCACGGATCATTGTGCGGCGCCTCCACTTTGTCATGAATCTGTCGCCGTTTTGACCGGCAGCAGCCTTTCGACGAGTTTCATGAGCAAGTTCCTCAACTGCGGCGATGCCTGCTCCAGCTCAGCCATGAGGCTCCTTTCCCCCTTCTCCGCCTCGGCGAGCCTGATGCGACCCCGCGCCGTCAGATCGACCAGGAATGCCCGCCGGTCACCGTCCGGGATCGAGCGAATGATTAGTCCCTGCTGCTCGAGGCGGGCGAGTGTCCTTCCAACGGTTTGGGCGGTGACGTGGAGCTGCTCCGCCAGCTCGATCTGCAGCAACGGCCCGTAGGCTTCGACTGTGCGCAGCGTGACCAAGCCAGCGTGAGTGATCCCGATGGCGAGCAGCCGATCGTTCCAGGCGTTCTCGGCCAGCCTGGCGGCCGTTGTCAGCAGCCGTTCCGTGGTCCAGGGTTCCGTGGGTGACACCTTGCCTCCTTCCTACGGGTTGGACCCAAGGAATTCGGAGCGGGAGCGCCGCCGGATGTGTCATGGAAGTGGAGCCTAGGGGAATCGAACCCCTGACCTTTTCATTGCGAACGAAACGCTCTACCAACTGAGCTAAGGCCCCGCACGATCCAAGATACCGCAGCTTCAGCTTGAAGAACCAAACGTCAGAGCACAGTTGTACGCTCGAGTAATGCAATCCCCCGCGCCGGAAATCCGGGCCTGGCCGGCCCTGTGGTCGCTCGTGATCGGGTTCTTCATGATCCTGGTGGATTCCACGATCGTGTCCGTGGCCACGCCGGCCATCATGGAGGGATTTCAGGCCGACATTGACAGTGCGGTTTGGGTCACCAGCGCATACCTTCTGGCGTATGCCGTTCCGCTCCTGATCACGGGACGAATGGGCGACCGCTTTGGCCCCCGCAGGATGTACTTGATCGGGCTGGCCGTCTTCACTGTCTCAAGTGCACTGTGCGGGGTCGCCGGCACAATCGAGTTGCTCATCGTCGCCCGGGTGCTGCAGGGGCTGGGAGCCGCGGTGATGACTCCGCAGACCATGTCCGTCATCACCCGTATCTTCCCACCCGAGCGCAGGGGCTCGGCCATGGGCCTCTGGGGATCAGTGGCAGGGATAGCCACGCTCGTCGGCCCCATCCTCGGCGGCGTGCTGGTGGACTCCCTCGGCTGGGAGTGGATCTTCTTCGTGAACGTGCCAGTCGGCGTCGTCGGACTGCTGCTTGCGTACCGGTTGGTGCCCAAGCTCTCCACCACGAGCCACAGCTTTGATTTCCTCGGCGTTATCCTCAGCGCCGCCGGCATGTTCTGCCTGGTCTTTGGGCTGCAGGAGGCAGAGAGCTACAACTGGGGGCCAATTGCCGGCCCTGTCTCCGTGTGGTCGCTCATCATCACGGGAGCCTTGCTGTTCACCGGCTTCATCGTCTGGCAGCGATTCAATCGCAGGGAGCCCCTCGTCCCCCTGAAGCTTTTCCGCGACCGAAACTTCTCTCTTGCTAACACCGCAATCTCCTCCATGGGCTTCACGGTGACCACCATGAGCCTGCCGCTGATGCTCTACGCACAGAACGTCCGAAATCTCACTCCCACTGAGGCCGCTCTATTACTCACGCCCATGGCTGTGATTTCCGGGGCTCTGGCGCCGTTCGTTGGAAAGCTGGTTCAGCGGGGCAACCCCAAGTACATGGCCATCTTCGGATTCAGCGGTATGGCGGCGGCGCTGTTCTGGCTTGCCGCCCTGCTTCGGCCGGAGACTCCCATCTGGATGCTGCTGCTTCCCCTTGCACTGGTCGGCCTGTCCAGCGCTGGAATCTGGGCGCCGGTATCCCTGACGGCAACGCGCAACCTAGCTCCGACTCTCGCTGGAGCCGGCTCCGGCGTCTACAACACCACACGCCAGGTCGGCGCGGTAGTGGGCAGTGCCGGCATCGCCGCAATGATGCAGGCACGCCTGGTCGCCAACGGCGGCACAGAAGGAGCTGGACAGGACGCCGGCTACGCCGCTGCGATGGGAGAGTCACTGCTGCTGCCAGGCGCGGTTGTTGTGATCGGACTGATCGCCGCACTGTTTTTCGCCCGCCCTGAACAGCACCAGGTCTGGGCTTCAGATTCCCCACCTTCGGTAGGCGCGTCCCGCAAGGGGTAGTTGCTTCCCACAACTACCGCTAGGCTCCTCTCTATGGCTGAAGAGTTTGCAACTGAAGACACCACTACTGAGGAAACAGCACCTGAAGCGGTGAAAGAAGTCAGCGACGACTTCGTGACGCGCAAGCACACCTCGCCCTCCGGGTTCGCGTACACCACCGTGACGGGGCGGCTCGTCCTGCGCCGGGAGGAGACCAAGGATGGAAAGTCCGAGGGCTTCAAGCCGAAGGCCGAGATCTTCGTGGTTGCCTATACCAAGGACGACGGCGGGAACCGCCCGGTCACCTTCGCCTTCAACGGTGGACCGGGTTCCTCCTCGGTATGGCTGCACCTTGGCCTCCTGGGTCCGCGGCGCGTTGATGCAGGCGATGTCGAAGCGATGACTCCCCCACCCTTCGGCCTGGTGGACAACCCCGAAACCCTTCTGGAACATAGCGACCTGGTCATGATCGATCCCGTCAGCACGGGTTTCTCCCGGGTGGTCGAAGGCGGAAAAACCGACGAGTTTCACGCCTTCATCGAGGACCGCGACCTTGTCGCCGAGGTGATCCGCCTCTGGACAACGCGCAACAACCGTTGGCTCTCGCCCAAGTACCTTGTCGGCGAGTCCTACGGCACCCTTCGCGCCGTCGCCGTAGCCGGACGCCTGTTCGACGCCTATGGGATGGCCGTGAACGGCCTCGGGCTCATCTCGACCGTGCTCAACATGTCCACCCTGCGCTTCTTCCCCGGCAGCGATGTCCCCTACGCGCTGCATCTGCCCACCTACGCGGCGATTGCGCACTATCACGGCCGGCACCCCGGCAGGGAACTGGCCGACGTCGTCAGCGAAGCCGAGGAGTACGCAAGCCGGGACTTCGGCTACGCCCTCACCCAGGGCGCCCGCCTTACTCTGGCGGAGTACGACGACGCCGTGAGCCGCCTCAGTGCCATCACCACCCTCGACGAGGGGTTCATTCGGCGCACGAACCTGCGCTGGGCTTACCACGAGTTCGCGGCGGAACTACTGCGGTCAGAGGGCCTGGTGGTGGGGCGGATCGATGGCCGCTTCACCGCACCTCCCGCGAACCTGCAGTCCTCCAGCTCCACCGACGATCCGAGCATGCGGGCGATTACCGGACCGTTTGCCGCTGCAATCAACCACTACGTGCGTGCGGAACTCGGGTATGAAAACGACCTGCCCTACGAGATTCTCACCGCCCGGGTACAACCCTGGAGCTACCGAACCTTCGAAGGCGCTCCGGTCGACGTGGCCGACGTGCTTGAGCGGCTGATGGTTCACAACACGGCATTGCGTGTGCACGTCGACTATGGCTATCACGACGGCGCCACTCCCCACTTCGCGGCCGAGTACGTCTTTGCGCACATGAAGCTGGACGACGCAGCACGCGAGCGCATCACACACCACTACCACGAGGCCGGACACATGATGTACCTGAAGCCCGAGTCCCGGCTGGCGCAACTCGAGGCCCTCGGGCGCTTCGTCCGGCAGTAACCTTCCCCGGCCGGCAGTAGGGCCGGTCAGCGCGTGGCGAAGTGCACCCAGACTGCAATGATCCACGCACTGCCCGCCGCACAGGCAAGGGCCAGTTCCACGAGAATGCCCAGGCCCATGGCCTTTAGCGCGGCCACGCTGGACGAGGCAGCCGACCTCAGATCACGCAGCCGCGCAGTTTCGCTCAGCAGCAGCCCAGCGGTGAAGCCGACAAACAGGCCGACCACCGGAATCACGAACATGCCCACCACGCCCAACACCAGTCCAATGGTTATGGACCGTCCCGGGATCCTGCGCTCCCGGAGTCTGCGCCCCGTAAGGATGATCCCGGCCAGCAGTCCGGCCAACGCGCACAAGCCGCCGACACCGAGAGCCGTCCAACCGGCGCCGCTGGTCACGGTCAGCGCCCAGGCCAGCAGGGCGCCGATGATGAGGATGCTGCCGGGAAGGACAGGAACAACAACTCCTGCCACGCCGACTCCGATCGCAAGGCCGCACAGCACGGTGACAACAATCTCCAGGTCCATGCGCCCAGTCTTGCATCCGCAGTTACACCCTTGTAACACCGGTACTGAAATACTAAGGTTGCTTAGGAAGTCGCCTTAGGGCCTGAAATCGGGAGGCACCAGTGAGCACAGCAGCAGGAAACAATGATCGGGACGATCGCGCCAGGCACGTTGACGAGTCGGCTGTTCCGGACGGCGGCCGTTCGTCCGATTACTACGACCGCTCGTCCGATACCGAGACCCGGGCGCTGAACGTCGACCGCGACGATAACCGCGATGACTACCGGGGCGATCAGACCGCAGCCGTTCCGGTGTCGGGCTCCCGAGGCGACGACCGCCGTCGTACCCGTAATCGCGACCTCGACCCCGACGCGGACCGCGATTACGACCGTGACTACGACCGCGACCGGGACGTCACCCCCGTACCCGCGGCAGCCGAACGGGACGCGCTCCGCCAGAGGGAAAAGGAAACCTTCGGCGGCATGAAGTTCGGCTCAGCCTTCTTCGGCTGGCTTACCGCAACCGGTATGGCCGTCATCCTCACGGCGCTCGTTGCAGCTGCCGGAGCGGCCTTCGGATTGTCCACCGGCACCAACATCAATGAAGCGACCAACCAGGCGTCGGAGAATCCGCAGAGCGTTGGAATCACGAGCGCGATTATCCTGCTCGTGATCCTGCTGATCGCCTACTACTGCGGTGGATATGTGGCCGGCAGGATGGCGCGGTTCAACGGCGCGAAGCAGGGCATTGCGGTGTGGCTGTGGGCCATCATCATCGCCGTCCTGGTTGCCGTTCTGGGCCTCATCTTCGGGTCCCAGTTCGACGTCCTCGCCAACCTGAACAGCTTCCCCCGCCTCCCGCTGAATGAGGGCACGCTGACCACGGCGGGCATCATCGCCGTCGTTGTAGCACTCCTGGCCGCCCTTGCCGGAGCGGTGCTCGGAGGACTCGCCGGCATGCGCTTCCATCGCAAGGTGGACCATGCGGACTACGAGGCCATGGACGACAACCGCTAACTGACCAGGATCTGGGTGGAGTTCACCTTCAGCATCGAGTTGGCCCACCGCATCTGCCGCAGGGTCTCCGGATGGCATCGCGCGGCCACATCCAGCAGATCAGTGTGCTTGATCCCCTGCGCGGCCTGCGCAAGCATCTCCCAATCAACCGAAACGCCCGAGGCCTTCATGTAGATTTCCCGGAGGTCGCGCAGCATCAGCAAAGCTGGAGCACTCTTTCGCCCGAGGAGGTCGCTTCCCCTTTCCCGGATTTTCTCAGCAAGGTTGAACTCGTGGCGCGGCTCCGGATCGAGGTCTTGACCGTACTGTTTGCCAATTTCCGCAATTGCGCGTACATGGTCCTGCGACCACTTTGCGAGGTCGCGAGCGACGTGATAGATCTCGTGGTCCACTTTGTGCCGCTCGGACGCTTCCAGCAGCTCGAGCGCGAGGTCGTTCTCCGAGCGGTGCAGCTCGTGCAGTACCAGCCCCAATTTCATCTGCTTCCTCCCTCGCCTGCTTCATAAAGACTTTCCTGCACCTCGACGTTGTGTGACCCGGTGGTCTCCCAACCAATGGGACGGACGGGAGCGGATGCCGTCGTCGTTGGTGCCGATGAGGGCCCGCTGCCCAGCTTGATCTTCCTGATGCTGGCCGCTGCAGTCTTGAAGATGGGCTGTTTCGACGCCGCATCCCAGTCCGTGATCGTGAGTTCGTTGGCTGCCCTGCCGGCCTTGACCGGCTTGTGCCCGGCGTCGGTGTCCCAGTAGCCGTAGTGGAACGGAAGGAACAGCACCCCCGGTCGAATGCCACTGATCCTTACTTTTGCCTCGACGGAGCCGCGCGGGGTGGTGATCCTGGCGAGATCGCCCTCCCTGATGCCGTGGGAGCGGGCGTCCCCATCCGACATCTCGACCCAAACCTCGGGTGCGGCGTCCTGCAACTGCGGAGCACGACCGGTCTTGGTCCGGGTGTGGAAGTGGTACAGAGTGCGGCCCGTGATGAGCTGCAGCGGAAACTTTTCGCTCGGGACCTCATGGGGCGGCAGGTAGCCGGCCGCCTTGATGATTGCCTTCCCTTCCGGGTTGAGCGCCTTGTATTCGTCCGGCTCAAGCGGTGCACCGGTCACCAGGTCCCGCCCGTAGCTTTCGCAGTATTCGGGTGCACTCCAGAACTTTCCATCCTCGTAAATGCGTTCGGATCCCTGTGGGTTCTCCTCATTGCAGGGCCATTGGATCCCGGAACCACCGCGGAGCTTCTCATATGTGATGCCGGTGTAGTCGCACGGACGGCCGCGTGTGCACTCTTTCCAGGCTTCGAACGCGGACTCGGGGTCGTGCCATTTGATCAGTGGCTGTCCGTCCTTGTCACGAAGGTCCAGGCGACGGGCGTAGTCGAGGAAGATGTCGAGGTCCGGCCTCGCTTCTCCTGGCGGATCAACGGCCTTCTCCGACAGATGAACGGTACGATCCACGTTCGTGAAGGTACCGGTCTTTTCGCCCCAAGTGGCGGCGGGGAGCACGACGTCGGCCAGTTGGGCGGTCTCAGAGAGGAAGATGTCCTGGACCACCAGGAACAGCCGTTTCTGGGTGAGGATGGACCGGATGCGCCGTAGTTCCGGCAGAGAGACGGCGGGGTTGGTGCCGCTCACCCAGAGCATCCGGATGGAACCGTCCTCCGCATAACGCATCATCTGCATGACGTGTGTGGGCGGTGAGTAGTGCGGTATTGCCATGGGATCAACGTTCCAGACCCGGGCGAGATCCTCCACGTGCGCGTCGTTGGACCAGTTACGGAACGCGGGAAGGTCACCGTCACCGCCGCACTCGCGGGTGTTCTGGGCGGTGGGCTGCCCGTTCATTTGGAGTACTCCGCAACCCGGCTTGCCCAGCATGCCACGGATGATGTTGACGTTGTTCACCTGAACAGCCGCAGCCGTTGCCTGGTTGGACTGGTAGAAACCCTGAAGCACCGTGGAAAGCAGCCGCTCGGCGTTCCCGATGATGCGCGCTGTTTCCCGGATCTTTTCGGCGGGAACGTCGCAGATCGTCTCGACAACCTCCGGCGGGTACTCCTTCACGCGCTGCTCGAGCTCGCTGTAGCCCACCGCGTGCGCCTGAATATAGTCCCGGTCGATCCAGCCGTTCCCGATGATCTCGTGCAGCAAGCCATTCATCAGGGCAACGTTGGTGCCGGGTCGGGGAGCCAAATGCACAGTGGCTACCCTGGCGACGGGCGTCATCCGGGGGTCCACGCAAATGATCTGCGGCGGATTGGGTCCGGCCAACCTATCCAGGATTCGTGTCCAGAGCACGCTCTGCGTCTCGGCCATGTTGTGCCCATACAGCGCAATGACGTCGGCATGGTCGATGTCTGTGTAGGAGCCCGGTTGGCCATCACATCCAAACGACTCCTTCAGTGCGGCGGCAGCGGTTGCTGTGCAGAGGCGCGTGTTGCCGTCCACATGGTTGGTTCCCAAGCCTCCATGTGCCAGAACACCCAGCGTGTAGTACTCCTCAGCGAAAAGCTGCCCGGTGGTGTAGAAGCCAATCGCACTGGAGCCCTGCTCCTCGAGCAATTCGTTGGTCCGCTTCACGATGAGTTCCATCGCGGTGTCCCAGTCGGTTTCCACGAGCTTGCCGCGCTTGCGCATGAGCGGCCGGGTCAAACGGTCGGGTGAGGAGTTGGCCTGCCAACCGTAGAGGTCCTTTGGTCCGAGGCGACCATGGTTCACGCGATCTTCCGCCCGTCCCCGCACCCCCACCATGCGGTCATCCTTCACTGCGATGTCCAGGGCATCACCGTTGGAGTGCAGGATCGAGGCGGTTTGGACCCAATGGTCCACCTCGTCGGCGGTGACACCGTCCTCGAGGTGCATATCAACTCGGACGGGCCACTCCTCACCCACCGCATAGGGCGTGCGGGTACCCCACGGTTCAGCTATGCGGTCTTTTCCTGCCATAACCTGTCTCCCTCCGGCTCATTCATTCTTCCCGCAACGCGAATGGCTTTGTGCCTGCGCCGCAAGCTGCCCATTGTGTTCCCCGCCTTGGCCAGCCGGCTGCCCGCGTACGGCACCCCACCCGTCAGGCGCAGCGCCAGCGCCGCCCAAACCGTCAGCGAGCGCTCGGCCACCCATGCCGGCGCCCACAGCGCCGCGGTGGGCGGGAAGACAGCGGTGCCGCCCCGCCGTCGTCGTCCCGTTTCCGCCAGGCCTACGACGACGGCGGCAGCCCCCGCGAGGGCAGGCCACCCGCCGCGTCGGTACAGGGCAGCCAGTCCGGGCAGTAAGGCGAGTTCAAGCAGGAGGCGCGCGGGCTGGGCGAAGTCGTCGTACGCCTGGCGCACGCGCTGGGAGCGGAAGTGCCCGGCTGAGCAGGGGATCCGGCCCACGAAGACGGAGTCCGCGCGAAATTCCTTCCCACCGGCAGCCCGCACGGTCCGAATGAGCTCGAGGTTTTCAAACAACACGTCGCCGTCGTATCCGCCGGTCGCCGACAGAACGGAACGCCGCACGCCCAGCGTCCCTGGGTAGTCGGAAGCAAGCGC of Arthrobacter sp. JZ12 contains these proteins:
- a CDS encoding phage holin family protein, with product MTEAHPHGSHVAQASAGPEPDSGSNASLGQLLGEVTRDLSTLMRQELELAKAELRESGTRAGKGAGMFGGAAVAGHFVLLFLSLALMWGLAEIDALGLGWASVIVAVIWGIIAAILALRGKKEMKSIKGMPQTAETAKEIPPTLKPGDHTP
- a CDS encoding DUF3618 domain-containing protein, which codes for MNQTPDEIRADIERTRRELGADVDAVADKVSPSNIAQRQTDKVKNAVGNVKDKVMGSAHDAKSSAKDRAHGAGDALHSAGDSISSAGSSVSGAVQDAPQRAMAKTQGNPLAAGLIAFGAGLLASSLIPASQKEKEAAAVVKEKAQPLVSEVQDAAKQVAQDMKEPAQQAVDSVKETATDSANTVKEEGASAASDVKDRAQDAKSNVQGS
- a CDS encoding MarR family winged helix-turn-helix transcriptional regulator, giving the protein MSPTEPWTTERLLTTAARLAENAWNDRLLAIGITHAGLVTLRTVEAYGPLLQIELAEQLHVTAQTVGRTLARLEQQGLIIRSIPDGDRRAFLVDLTARGRIRLAEAEKGERSLMAELEQASPQLRNLLMKLVERLLPVKTATDS
- a CDS encoding DHA2 family efflux MFS transporter permease subunit; protein product: MQSPAPEIRAWPALWSLVIGFFMILVDSTIVSVATPAIMEGFQADIDSAVWVTSAYLLAYAVPLLITGRMGDRFGPRRMYLIGLAVFTVSSALCGVAGTIELLIVARVLQGLGAAVMTPQTMSVITRIFPPERRGSAMGLWGSVAGIATLVGPILGGVLVDSLGWEWIFFVNVPVGVVGLLLAYRLVPKLSTTSHSFDFLGVILSAAGMFCLVFGLQEAESYNWGPIAGPVSVWSLIITGALLFTGFIVWQRFNRREPLVPLKLFRDRNFSLANTAISSMGFTVTTMSLPLMLYAQNVRNLTPTEAALLLTPMAVISGALAPFVGKLVQRGNPKYMAIFGFSGMAAALFWLAALLRPETPIWMLLLPLALVGLSSAGIWAPVSLTATRNLAPTLAGAGSGVYNTTRQVGAVVGSAGIAAMMQARLVANGGTEGAGQDAGYAAAMGESLLLPGAVVVIGLIAALFFARPEQHQVWASDSPPSVGASRKG
- a CDS encoding S10 family peptidase, whose amino-acid sequence is MAEEFATEDTTTEETAPEAVKEVSDDFVTRKHTSPSGFAYTTVTGRLVLRREETKDGKSEGFKPKAEIFVVAYTKDDGGNRPVTFAFNGGPGSSSVWLHLGLLGPRRVDAGDVEAMTPPPFGLVDNPETLLEHSDLVMIDPVSTGFSRVVEGGKTDEFHAFIEDRDLVAEVIRLWTTRNNRWLSPKYLVGESYGTLRAVAVAGRLFDAYGMAVNGLGLISTVLNMSTLRFFPGSDVPYALHLPTYAAIAHYHGRHPGRELADVVSEAEEYASRDFGYALTQGARLTLAEYDDAVSRLSAITTLDEGFIRRTNLRWAYHEFAAELLRSEGLVVGRIDGRFTAPPANLQSSSSTDDPSMRAITGPFAAAINHYVRAELGYENDLPYEILTARVQPWSYRTFEGAPVDVADVLERLMVHNTALRVHVDYGYHDGATPHFAAEYVFAHMKLDDAARERITHHYHEAGHMMYLKPESRLAQLEALGRFVRQ
- a CDS encoding DUF456 domain-containing protein, which codes for MDLEIVVTVLCGLAIGVGVAGVVVPVLPGSILIIGALLAWALTVTSGAGWTALGVGGLCALAGLLAGIILTGRRLRERRIPGRSITIGLVLGVVGMFVIPVVGLFVGFTAGLLLSETARLRDLRSAASSSVAALKAMGLGILVELALACAAGSAWIIAVWVHFATR
- a CDS encoding nitrate reductase, with protein sequence MAGKDRIAEPWGTRTPYAVGEEWPVRVDMHLEDGVTADEVDHWVQTASILHSNGDALDIAVKDDRMVGVRGRAEDRVNHGRLGPKDLYGWQANSSPDRLTRPLMRKRGKLVETDWDTAMELIVKRTNELLEEQGSSAIGFYTTGQLFAEEYYTLGVLAHGGLGTNHVDGNTRLCTATAAAALKESFGCDGQPGSYTDIDHADVIALYGHNMAETQSVLWTRILDRLAGPNPPQIICVDPRMTPVARVATVHLAPRPGTNVALMNGLLHEIIGNGWIDRDYIQAHAVGYSELEQRVKEYPPEVVETICDVPAEKIRETARIIGNAERLLSTVLQGFYQSNQATAAAVQVNNVNIIRGMLGKPGCGVLQMNGQPTAQNTRECGGDGDLPAFRNWSNDAHVEDLARVWNVDPMAIPHYSPPTHVMQMMRYAEDGSIRMLWVSGTNPAVSLPELRRIRSILTQKRLFLVVQDIFLSETAQLADVVLPAATWGEKTGTFTNVDRTVHLSEKAVDPPGEARPDLDIFLDYARRLDLRDKDGQPLIKWHDPESAFEAWKECTRGRPCDYTGITYEKLRGGSGIQWPCNEENPQGSERIYEDGKFWSAPEYCESYGRDLVTGAPLEPDEYKALNPEGKAIIKAAGYLPPHEVPSEKFPLQLITGRTLYHFHTRTKTGRAPQLQDAAPEVWVEMSDGDARSHGIREGDLARITTPRGSVEAKVRISGIRPGVLFLPFHYGYWDTDAGHKPVKAGRAANELTITDWDAASKQPIFKTAAASIRKIKLGSGPSSAPTTTASAPVRPIGWETTGSHNVEVQESLYEAGEGGSR
- a CDS encoding glycosyltransferase family 2 protein, which produces MSRPAASYVLPLKWTTDNGIAALADYLGEVAGWAEVLVVDGSPEERFARHAAVLPPGVRHLRPRFTCRNGKVAGVLTGLAEASFERVIIADDDVRYTEAAFRQVVGLLAKADVVRPQNYFLTLPWHARWDTGRALLNRALASDYPGTLGVRRSVLSATGGYDGDVLFENLELIRTVRAAGGKEFRADSVFVGRIPCSAGHFRSQRVRQAYDDFAQPARLLLELALLPGLAALYRRGGWPALAGAAAVVVGLAETGRRRRGGTAVFPPTAALWAPAWVAERSLTVWAALALRLTGGVPYAGSRLAKAGNTMGSLRRRHKAIRVAGRMNEPEGDRLWQEKTA